In Streptomyces puniciscabiei, a single genomic region encodes these proteins:
- a CDS encoding glycosyltransferase, with protein sequence MTGQSLRIVRLANFVAPASGGLRTALRELGKGFRAAGHEPVLIVPGERHTDRDTEQGRVITLPGPLLPGTGGYRVLTDKRRVAALLEELAPDRLEVSDRTTLRWTGRWARRARVPAVMVSHETADGVLRTWGLPEHLSRRAADALNTRTAHVYSRVVCTTEFAEREFVRIGARNVVRAPLGVDLMERHPALRDPGLRTRHARGDEVLLVMCSRLSVEKRPGTALDALDALIRRGRRAVLVVAGDGPLRARLEQRAREHGLPVTFLGHVSDRAALGALQASADIALAPGPAETFGLAALEAMACGTPVVASASSALPEVIGSAGATAADRGEAFADAVELLLDRGESARREAARARAECFGWGTAVEAFLAAHDAELLRPGGARRDVPEGVA encoded by the coding sequence ATGACCGGCCAGTCCCTGCGTATCGTCCGGCTCGCCAACTTCGTCGCCCCCGCCTCCGGCGGCCTGCGTACCGCCCTGCGCGAGCTGGGCAAGGGCTTCCGGGCGGCGGGCCACGAACCCGTCCTGATCGTGCCCGGCGAACGGCACACCGACCGTGACACCGAGCAGGGCCGCGTCATCACCCTGCCCGGCCCGCTGCTGCCCGGCACCGGCGGCTACCGCGTCCTCACCGACAAGCGGCGCGTGGCCGCCCTGCTGGAGGAGCTCGCGCCGGACCGCCTGGAGGTCTCCGACCGCACGACCCTGCGCTGGACCGGCCGCTGGGCCCGCCGCGCGCGGGTGCCCGCCGTGATGGTCTCCCACGAGACCGCCGACGGCGTCCTGCGCACCTGGGGCCTGCCCGAGCACCTCTCCCGCCGGGCCGCCGACGCTCTCAACACCCGTACCGCGCACGTCTACTCACGGGTGGTGTGCACCACGGAGTTCGCCGAGCGGGAGTTCGTCCGCATCGGCGCACGCAACGTCGTACGCGCCCCCCTGGGCGTCGACCTGATGGAACGCCACCCCGCCCTGCGCGACCCGGGCCTGCGTACCCGGCACGCGCGCGGGGACGAGGTGCTGCTCGTGATGTGCTCCCGGCTGTCCGTCGAGAAGCGCCCCGGCACCGCCCTGGACGCCCTGGACGCGCTCATACGACGCGGGCGGCGCGCGGTGCTCGTGGTGGCCGGGGACGGGCCGCTCAGGGCCCGGCTGGAACAGCGCGCGCGGGAGCACGGGCTGCCGGTGACGTTCCTCGGACACGTCTCCGACCGGGCCGCGCTCGGCGCCCTCCAGGCGAGTGCGGACATCGCCCTCGCGCCCGGGCCCGCCGAGACCTTCGGGCTCGCCGCACTGGAGGCCATGGCGTGCGGTACGCCCGTCGTGGCGAGCGCGTCGTCCGCGCTGCCCGAGGTCATCGGCTCCGCCGGGGCGACCGCGGCCGACCGCGGCGAGGCGTTCGCGGACGCCGTGGAACTGCTCCTGGACCGCGGTGAGAGCGCCCGGCGGGAGGCGGCACGCGCGCGTGCGGAGTGCTTCGGCTGGGGTACGGCCGTGGAGGCGTTCCTCGCGGCCCACGACGCGGAACTGCTCCGCCCCGGCGGTGCCCGTCGCGACGTGCCGGAGGGCGTGGCATGA
- a CDS encoding SGNH/GDSL hydrolase family protein: protein MSPVRFVALGDSLTEGVGDPAGDGWRGWAALLAPALAETPGAVEFTKLAVSGAQTRDVLERQTPAALELRPDLVSVVIGVNDTLRRTFDIQAVAARLDEVYAAFTREGATLLTACLPDPGAMLGLPSALARPLARRQRAVNTVVHALSERYGAVHLDATDGAWISDRTLWSADRLHPGERGHRQLAVRFHVLLSEAGRATGRPPSPAPEFPAPTRAASLLWLATAGTAWVARRSQDLLPQLLRLAADELHHRARGTSARLDLSASTAASAALAALSEDSGRRIAGAQRRPAGTHPTVPSAPVRAGIRASTALEAAAGTACTVMAADRVGQGIR from the coding sequence ATGAGCCCCGTCCGCTTCGTCGCCCTCGGGGACTCGCTGACCGAGGGCGTGGGCGATCCCGCCGGGGACGGCTGGCGGGGCTGGGCCGCGCTGCTGGCGCCCGCCCTCGCCGAGACCCCCGGTGCCGTGGAGTTCACCAAGCTCGCGGTCAGCGGCGCGCAGACCCGCGACGTCCTGGAGCGGCAGACTCCGGCCGCACTCGAACTCCGTCCCGACCTGGTGTCGGTGGTGATCGGCGTCAACGACACGCTGCGCCGCACCTTCGACATCCAGGCAGTGGCCGCCCGCCTCGACGAGGTCTACGCGGCGTTCACCCGCGAGGGCGCCACCCTGCTCACGGCCTGCCTGCCGGATCCCGGCGCGATGCTCGGTCTGCCGAGCGCCCTCGCCCGTCCGCTGGCCCGCCGGCAACGGGCCGTCAACACGGTCGTCCACGCTCTGTCCGAGCGCTACGGCGCCGTCCACCTGGACGCCACGGACGGTGCCTGGATCAGCGACCGGACCCTGTGGAGCGCCGACCGGCTGCACCCCGGCGAGCGCGGCCACCGGCAGCTGGCGGTCCGCTTCCACGTGCTGCTCAGCGAGGCGGGCCGGGCGACGGGCCGACCGCCGTCCCCGGCACCGGAGTTCCCCGCCCCCACCCGGGCGGCTAGCCTGCTCTGGCTGGCCACGGCCGGCACCGCCTGGGTGGCCCGGCGCTCCCAGGACCTGCTCCCGCAACTGCTGCGCCTGGCCGCCGACGAACTGCACCACCGGGCCCGCGGCACCAGCGCCCGCCTGGACCTGAGCGCCTCCACGGCGGCCTCCGCGGCCCTGGCGGCCCTGTCGGAGGACTCCGGCCGCCGGATCGCCGGCGCCCAGCGACGCCCCGCCGGCACGCATCCGACGGTGCCCTCTGCTCCCGTACGGGCGGGCATCAGGGCGAGCACGGCCCTTGAAGCCGCGGCGGGGACGGCTTGCACGGTCATGGCGGCGGACCGGGTCGGGCAGGGGATCCGGTGA